In the genome of Sebastes umbrosus isolate fSebUmb1 chromosome 14, fSebUmb1.pri, whole genome shotgun sequence, one region contains:
- the map2k4a gene encoding dual specificity mitogen-activated protein kinase kinase 4a isoform X4 has product MMLNDGKRKALKLNFANPPIKPTTRFTLNTAGPPFQNPHIERLRTHSIESSGKLKISPEQHWDFTAEDLKDLGEIGRGAYGSVNKMVHKPSNQIMAVKRIRSTVDEKEQKQLLMDLDVVMRSSDCPYIVQFYGALFREGDCWICMELMATSLDKFYKFVYCSLDDVIPEEILGKITLATVKALNHLKENLKIIHRDIKPSNILLDRNGNIKLCDFGISGQLVDSIAKTRDAGCRPYMAPERIDPSASRQGYDVRSDVWSLGITLYELATGRFPYPKWNSVFDQLTQVVRGDPPQLSNSEERRFSPKFISFVNVCLTKDESKRPKYKELLKDPFIQMYEERSVDVASYVCRLMDQMPASPSSPMYMD; this is encoded by the exons ATGATGCTGAATGATG GTAAACGCAAAGCTCTGAAGCTGAACTTTGCCAACCCTCCGATCAAACCCACGACTAGATTCACACTGAACACGGCCGGGCCGCCCTTTCAAAACCCGCACAT AGAGAGGCTGCGAACACACAGTATTGAGTCATCAGGGAAGTTGAAGATCTCCCCGGAGCAGCACTGGGACTTCACCGCCGAGGATCTCAAGGATCTGGGCGAGATCGGCCGAGGGGCCTACGGCTCCGTCAACAAGATGGTGCACAAGCCGAGTAACCAGATCATGGCGGTCAAG agaATTCGGTCAACGGTTGATGAGAAGGAGCAGAAGCAGCTGCTGATGGACCTGGACGTGGTCATGAGGAGTAGTGACTGTCCTTACATCGTGCAGTTTTATGGTGCTCTGTTCAGAGAG GGCGACTGTTGGATTTGTATGGAACTTATGGCTACCTCGTTAGACAAATTTTACAAATTTGTATACTGCTCATTAGACGACGTGATTCCAGAGGAAATATTAGGGAAAATAACATTAGCT ACTGTGAAGGCacttaaccacttaaaagaaaaCTTGAAAATAATACACAGAG ACATTAAGCCGTCAAACATCCTCCTGGACAGGAACGGCAACATAAAGCTGTGTGACTTTGGCATCAGCGGTCAGCTGGTGGACTCCATCGCCAAAACCAGAGATGCCGGCTGCAGACCGTACATGGCA CCAGAGCGAATAGACCCCAGCGCGTCCAGGCAAGGCTACGACGTCCGCTCAGACGTCTGGAGTTTGGGGATCACACTG TATGAGCTGGCCACTGGGAGGTTCCCTTACCCAAAGTGGAACAGTGTGTTTGACCAGTTGACCCAGGTGGTGAGAGGAGACCCGCCGCAGCTCAGCAACTCGGAGGAGAGGCGCTTCTCTCCCAAATTCATCTCCTTTGTCAACGTGTG CCTTACAAAGGACGAGTCCAAAAGGCCAAAGTACAAAGAGCTACTG AAAGATCCGTTCATTCAGATGTACGAGGAGCGCTCAGTCGATGTCGCTAGTTACGTGTGCAGGCTCATGGATCAGATGCCGGCGTCTCCCAGCTCACCGATGTATATGGACTGA
- the elac2 gene encoding zinc phosphodiesterase ELAC protein 2 isoform X2, with protein MYSQLRLARTTSCDYPLHRTVSQFFRTMATNTTTNNPEMRQQLGLRKAKHKEPLRRVKTKESRNKRDVHGPSTVYLQVIGAGSRDNAASLYVFSEYNRYLFNCGEGTQRLMQEHKLKAARLDNIFLTRLSWENVGGLSGMILTLKDTGVPECVLSGPPQLENYLNAIKSFSGPLEEIKLSVRPYTEETYTDNTMTVYQVPIFAQVRGDDRKLSPRSGRNSSPSRSPPSPRRDDPGSTGERRTANRDTSLVVSFICKLHPKKGNFLVAEAKELGLPVGTAAIGPLIGALKDGRSVTYEGKEIRPEQVCTPTDPGPVFIIVECPSEDFVDAICTNQQLRRYQTGGTEDSAALVVHMTPEAVLTSDQYKKWMERFPSTTEHLILNEQVSTVHNVRSHKIQAQLNMIHPNIFPQLKSYTTKEAQAALHVPNVRAECLLKFQLRPVMEWQRDAIPSCNTEEFVKEASEVPNFLEECRKICSTDAAAELSGNGDKHPEVVFLGTGSALPMKIRNVSGTLVNMSPSQSMLLDCGEGTFGQLCRHYGDAVDDALSKISTVFISHMHADHHTGLLMLLYQRERALTTLGKPFSPISLVAPYQIMTWLGQYHDYCEEILNHINLIPNKVLVDDAEEPKQRTKSFIQALLKKNDLEKFQTCTVHHCKNAYACSITHQSGWKLAFSGDTMPCDAFVHTGKNATLLIHEATLEDGLEEEAVEKRHSTTSQAIGIGMRMNADFIMLNHFSQRYAKIPLFSEDFTDRVGISFDHMRIRFGDFKILPRLIPALKTLFAEEIGEMEERRERRELRNPRGSSSELNSEQTTPDMGRAAKRDQEEATTHDVETKRLKIS; from the exons ATGTACTCCCAGCTACGTTTAG CTCGCACAACAAGCTGTGATTATCCTCTCCACCGGACTGTTTCCCAGTTCTTCCGAACTAtggctactaatactactactaataaccCGGAGATGAGGCAGCAGCTGGGGTTGAGGAAAGCCAAGCATAAGGAGCCTCTGAGGAGGGTGAAGACCAAAGAGAGCAGAAACAAACGGGACGTCCACGGACCGTCCACGGTGTACCTGCAGGTGATCGGTGCTGGCAGCAGAGACAACGCTGCGTCACTCTATGTCTTCTCAGAGTACAACAG atACCTGTTCAACTGTGGTGAAGGAACACAGAGACTCATGCAGGAACACAA ACTGAAAGCTGCTCGATTGGACAACATCTTCCTGACCAGACTGAGCTGGGAGAATGTGGGAGGTTTATCAG GGATGATATTAACGTTGAAGGACACTGGTGTCCCAGAGTGTGTCCTCTCTGGACCTCCACAGCTG GAGAACTATCTGAACGCCATCAAGTCATTTTCTGGACCACTGGAAGAGATCAAGTTGT CGGTTCGACCGTACACTGAAGAGACGTACACAGACAATACGATGACAGTTTATCAAGTGCCAATATTTG CCCAGGTGAGGGGAGACGACAGAAAGCTCTCCCCCAGATCAGGCAGGAACAGTAGCCCCTCTCGTAGTCCTCCCTCTCCCAGGAGAGACGATCCAGGCAGTACAG GCGAGAGACGAACAGCAAATAGAGATACCTCTCTGGTGGTTTCCTTCATATGTAAG CTTCACCCCAAGAAAGGGAACTTCTTAGTGGCTGAAGCCAAGGAGCTCGGTTTGCCTGT AGGCACAGCAGCCATCGGTCCACTCATCGGCGCTTTGAAGGACGGGAGAAGTGTCACATACGAAGGCAAAGAG ATCCGGCCGGAGCAGGTTTGTACTCCCACTGACCCGGGACCAGTCTTTATTATCGTCGAGTGTCCGTCTGAGGACTTTGTCGACGCTATTTGCACCAATCAGCAGCTGAgaag ATACCAGACAGGAGGGACAGAGGACTCTGCTGCGCTGGTGGTCCACATGACTCCAGAGGCTGTTCTGACATCCGATCAATACAAAAAATGGATGGAGAG gtttCCGTCCACAACAGAACACCTGATCCTGAATGAACAAGTCTCTACGGTCCACAACGTCAGAAGTCACAAGATTCAAGCTCAGCTGAACATGATTCACCCAAACATCTTCCCACAACTCAAGTCTTACACAACAAAG GAGGCTCAGGCTGCCCTGCACGTCCCCAACGTCAGAGCCGAGTGTCTGCTCAAGTTCCAGCTCAGACCCGTAATGGAGTGGCAAAG AGACGCCATCCCCTCCTGCAACACGGAGGAGTTTGTGAAAGAGGCGTCTGAGGTCCCAAACTTTCTGGAAGAGTGCAGGAAGATTTGCTCCACTGACGCTGCTGCAGAGCTTTCTG GGAACGGAGATAAACACCCAGAGGTGGTTTTCTTGGGAACCGGATCAGCTCTTCCCATGAAGATCAGAAACGTCAGTGGCACTTTAGTTAATATGAG CCCGAGTCAGTCGATGCTGTTGGACTGTGGAGAAGGAACCTTCGGTCAGCTCTGCAGACACTACGGGGACGCCGTGGACGACGCTCTGTCCAAGATCTCCACCGTCTTCATCTCTCACATGCACGCTGACCACCACACA GGGCTGCTGATGTTGCTGTATCAGAGGGAAAGAGCGCTG ACAACGTTAGGGAAGCCATTCAGCCCCATCTCCTTGGTGGCTCCGTACCAGATCATGACTTGGCTCGGCCAGTACCACGATTACTGCGAGGAGATCCTCAACCATATCAA CCTCATCCCTAACAAAGTCCTGGTTGACGATGCTGAGGAGCCCAAGCAGAGGACAAAGTCCTTCATCCAAGCGCTGCTGAAGAAGAATGATCTGGAAAAG TTCCAGACGTGCACGGTGCATCACTGTAAGAACGCCTACGCCTGCAGCATCACTCACCAGTCCGGCTGGAAGCTGGCGTTCTCTGGCGACACCATGCCCTGCGATGCGTTCGTACACACTG GGAAGAATGCAACCTTACTGATCCACGAGGCCACGCTGGAAGACGGGCTGGAGGAGGAAGCGGTAGAGAAAAGACATAG CACGACCTCCCAGGCCATCGGTATCGGCATGAGGATGAACGCCGACTTCATCATGCTGAACCACTTCAGCCAGCGTTACGCCAAGATCCCTCTCTTCAGTGAAGACTTCACCGACAGAGTGGGGATATCATTCGACCACATGAGA ATTCGCTTTGGGGACTTTAAAATCCTCCCCAGGCTCATTCCCGCACTTAAAACCCTCTTCGCCGAGGAGATCggcgagatggaggagagacggGAGAGGAGGGAACTGAGGAATCCGAGAGGAAGCAGCTCTGAGCTGAACAGCGAGCAGACGACGCCCGACATGGGCCGAGCAGCCAAAAGAGACCAGGAGGAGGCGACGACGCACGATGTGGAGACGAAGAGGCTGAAAATCAGCTGA
- the elac2 gene encoding zinc phosphodiesterase ELAC protein 2 isoform X1 — MNRVHLKLRSFTLLVFKGRSLSAAPAARTTSCDYPLHRTVSQFFRTMATNTTTNNPEMRQQLGLRKAKHKEPLRRVKTKESRNKRDVHGPSTVYLQVIGAGSRDNAASLYVFSEYNRYLFNCGEGTQRLMQEHKLKAARLDNIFLTRLSWENVGGLSGMILTLKDTGVPECVLSGPPQLENYLNAIKSFSGPLEEIKLSVRPYTEETYTDNTMTVYQVPIFAQVRGDDRKLSPRSGRNSSPSRSPPSPRRDDPGSTGERRTANRDTSLVVSFICKLHPKKGNFLVAEAKELGLPVGTAAIGPLIGALKDGRSVTYEGKEIRPEQVCTPTDPGPVFIIVECPSEDFVDAICTNQQLRRYQTGGTEDSAALVVHMTPEAVLTSDQYKKWMERFPSTTEHLILNEQVSTVHNVRSHKIQAQLNMIHPNIFPQLKSYTTKEAQAALHVPNVRAECLLKFQLRPVMEWQRDAIPSCNTEEFVKEASEVPNFLEECRKICSTDAAAELSGNGDKHPEVVFLGTGSALPMKIRNVSGTLVNMSPSQSMLLDCGEGTFGQLCRHYGDAVDDALSKISTVFISHMHADHHTGLLMLLYQRERALTTLGKPFSPISLVAPYQIMTWLGQYHDYCEEILNHINLIPNKVLVDDAEEPKQRTKSFIQALLKKNDLEKFQTCTVHHCKNAYACSITHQSGWKLAFSGDTMPCDAFVHTGKNATLLIHEATLEDGLEEEAVEKRHSTTSQAIGIGMRMNADFIMLNHFSQRYAKIPLFSEDFTDRVGISFDHMRIRFGDFKILPRLIPALKTLFAEEIGEMEERRERRELRNPRGSSSELNSEQTTPDMGRAAKRDQEEATTHDVETKRLKIS, encoded by the exons ATGAATAGGGTCCATTTGAAGCTCAGGTCCTTCACTCTGCTGGTTTTTAAAGGCAgatctctctctgctgctcctgcGGCTCGCACAACAAGCTGTGATTATCCTCTCCACCGGACTGTTTCCCAGTTCTTCCGAACTAtggctactaatactactactaataaccCGGAGATGAGGCAGCAGCTGGGGTTGAGGAAAGCCAAGCATAAGGAGCCTCTGAGGAGGGTGAAGACCAAAGAGAGCAGAAACAAACGGGACGTCCACGGACCGTCCACGGTGTACCTGCAGGTGATCGGTGCTGGCAGCAGAGACAACGCTGCGTCACTCTATGTCTTCTCAGAGTACAACAG atACCTGTTCAACTGTGGTGAAGGAACACAGAGACTCATGCAGGAACACAA ACTGAAAGCTGCTCGATTGGACAACATCTTCCTGACCAGACTGAGCTGGGAGAATGTGGGAGGTTTATCAG GGATGATATTAACGTTGAAGGACACTGGTGTCCCAGAGTGTGTCCTCTCTGGACCTCCACAGCTG GAGAACTATCTGAACGCCATCAAGTCATTTTCTGGACCACTGGAAGAGATCAAGTTGT CGGTTCGACCGTACACTGAAGAGACGTACACAGACAATACGATGACAGTTTATCAAGTGCCAATATTTG CCCAGGTGAGGGGAGACGACAGAAAGCTCTCCCCCAGATCAGGCAGGAACAGTAGCCCCTCTCGTAGTCCTCCCTCTCCCAGGAGAGACGATCCAGGCAGTACAG GCGAGAGACGAACAGCAAATAGAGATACCTCTCTGGTGGTTTCCTTCATATGTAAG CTTCACCCCAAGAAAGGGAACTTCTTAGTGGCTGAAGCCAAGGAGCTCGGTTTGCCTGT AGGCACAGCAGCCATCGGTCCACTCATCGGCGCTTTGAAGGACGGGAGAAGTGTCACATACGAAGGCAAAGAG ATCCGGCCGGAGCAGGTTTGTACTCCCACTGACCCGGGACCAGTCTTTATTATCGTCGAGTGTCCGTCTGAGGACTTTGTCGACGCTATTTGCACCAATCAGCAGCTGAgaag ATACCAGACAGGAGGGACAGAGGACTCTGCTGCGCTGGTGGTCCACATGACTCCAGAGGCTGTTCTGACATCCGATCAATACAAAAAATGGATGGAGAG gtttCCGTCCACAACAGAACACCTGATCCTGAATGAACAAGTCTCTACGGTCCACAACGTCAGAAGTCACAAGATTCAAGCTCAGCTGAACATGATTCACCCAAACATCTTCCCACAACTCAAGTCTTACACAACAAAG GAGGCTCAGGCTGCCCTGCACGTCCCCAACGTCAGAGCCGAGTGTCTGCTCAAGTTCCAGCTCAGACCCGTAATGGAGTGGCAAAG AGACGCCATCCCCTCCTGCAACACGGAGGAGTTTGTGAAAGAGGCGTCTGAGGTCCCAAACTTTCTGGAAGAGTGCAGGAAGATTTGCTCCACTGACGCTGCTGCAGAGCTTTCTG GGAACGGAGATAAACACCCAGAGGTGGTTTTCTTGGGAACCGGATCAGCTCTTCCCATGAAGATCAGAAACGTCAGTGGCACTTTAGTTAATATGAG CCCGAGTCAGTCGATGCTGTTGGACTGTGGAGAAGGAACCTTCGGTCAGCTCTGCAGACACTACGGGGACGCCGTGGACGACGCTCTGTCCAAGATCTCCACCGTCTTCATCTCTCACATGCACGCTGACCACCACACA GGGCTGCTGATGTTGCTGTATCAGAGGGAAAGAGCGCTG ACAACGTTAGGGAAGCCATTCAGCCCCATCTCCTTGGTGGCTCCGTACCAGATCATGACTTGGCTCGGCCAGTACCACGATTACTGCGAGGAGATCCTCAACCATATCAA CCTCATCCCTAACAAAGTCCTGGTTGACGATGCTGAGGAGCCCAAGCAGAGGACAAAGTCCTTCATCCAAGCGCTGCTGAAGAAGAATGATCTGGAAAAG TTCCAGACGTGCACGGTGCATCACTGTAAGAACGCCTACGCCTGCAGCATCACTCACCAGTCCGGCTGGAAGCTGGCGTTCTCTGGCGACACCATGCCCTGCGATGCGTTCGTACACACTG GGAAGAATGCAACCTTACTGATCCACGAGGCCACGCTGGAAGACGGGCTGGAGGAGGAAGCGGTAGAGAAAAGACATAG CACGACCTCCCAGGCCATCGGTATCGGCATGAGGATGAACGCCGACTTCATCATGCTGAACCACTTCAGCCAGCGTTACGCCAAGATCCCTCTCTTCAGTGAAGACTTCACCGACAGAGTGGGGATATCATTCGACCACATGAGA ATTCGCTTTGGGGACTTTAAAATCCTCCCCAGGCTCATTCCCGCACTTAAAACCCTCTTCGCCGAGGAGATCggcgagatggaggagagacggGAGAGGAGGGAACTGAGGAATCCGAGAGGAAGCAGCTCTGAGCTGAACAGCGAGCAGACGACGCCCGACATGGGCCGAGCAGCCAAAAGAGACCAGGAGGAGGCGACGACGCACGATGTGGAGACGAAGAGGCTGAAAATCAGCTGA